In a single window of the Rhodamnia argentea isolate NSW1041297 chromosome 2, ASM2092103v1, whole genome shotgun sequence genome:
- the LOC115739523 gene encoding probable xyloglucan glycosyltransferase 12 — protein sequence MAPSFDWWANEGHKGTPVVVKMENPNWSMVELESPSEEDFLIGGDSTPSSRSHDKARNKNAKQLTWVLLLKAHKAAGCLTSIATATFTLASAVRRRVASGRTDADADDAATDNSRGGREKENTTVKSRIYACIKVFLWLSVLLLGFEVAAYFKGWHFGAPELQYLLATPLGVKGAFNSLYSRWVLIRVEYLAPPLQFLANVCIVLFLIQSMDRLVLCLGCFWIKFKKIKPVPKEYGAAVDPESGENGFFPMVLVQIPMCNEKEVYQQSIAAVCNLDWPKSRLLIQVLDDSDDPTTQSLIKEEVQKWQQEGANILYRHRVIRDGYKAGNLKSAMNCSYVKDYEFVAIFDADFQPTPDFLKRTVPHFKDNEEVALVQARWSFVNKDENLLTRLQNINLAFHFEVEQQVNGIFINFFGFNGTAGVWRIKALEDAGGWLERTTVEDMDIAVRAHLRGWKFVFLNDVECQCELPESYEAYRKQQHRWHSGPMQLFRLCLLDVIRSKISLWKKFNMIFLFFLLRKLILPFYSFTLFCIILPMTMFVPEAELPAWVVCYIPATMSFLNILPAPKSFPFIVPYLLFENTMSVTKFNAMISGLFQLGSAYEWVVTKKSGRSSEGDLVALIDKEPKHQRGVSVPDLEEMKEEIQKQEKLASRKKKHNRIYVKELSLAFLLLTASARSLLSAQGIHFYFLLFQGISFLLVGLDLIGEQVE from the exons ATGGCACCCTCATTTGATTGGTGGGCGAACGAGGGCCACAAGGGCACTCCCGTCGTCGTCAAGATGGAGAACCCCAATTGGTCCATGGTGGAGCTCGAGTCGCCGTCCGAGGAGGACTTCCTCATCGGCGGCGACTCCACACCGTCGAGCCGGTCCCACGACAAAGCCCGGAACAAGAACGCCAAGCAGCTTACTTGGGTCCTCCTCCTCAAGGCCCACAAAGCCGCCGGCTGCCTCACCTCCATTGCCACTGCAACGTTCACTCTCGCCTCCGCTGTGCGGCGCCGTGTCGCCTCCGGAAGGACTGACGCTGATGCCGACGATGCCGCGACCGACAATTCTCGCGGTGGCAGAGAGAAGGAGAACACCACTGTGAAGTCCAGGATCTACGCGTGTATAAAAGTGTTCCTTTGGTTGTCGGTTTTGTTGCTAGGATTCGAGGTTGCTGCGTACTTTAAGGGTTGGCATTTCGGAGCTCCAGAATTGCAATACCTGTTAGCTACACCTTTAGGGGTTAAGGGTGCCTTCAATTCCTTGTATTCGAGGTGGGTTTTGATTCGGGTGGAGTATCTCGCTCCACCGTTGCAGTTCTTGGCCAATGTGTGCATTGTGCTGTTCCTTATCCAGAGCATGGATAGGCTAGTTCTGTGCCTAGGGTGTTTCTGGATCAAGTTCAAGAAGATCAAGCCCGTTCCCAAGGAGTACGGAGCTGCGGTCGATCCTGAATCAGGCGAGAACGGGTTCTTCCCCATGGTTCTTGTTCAAATTCCCATGTGCAACGAGAAAGAG GTGTATCAACAATCAATAGCTGCTGTGTGTAACTTGGATTGGCCGAAATCGAGGTTGCTAATTCAAGTTCTTGATGATTCGGACGATCCCACCACGCAATCTTTGATTAAAGAGGAGGTGCAAAAATGGCAGCAGGAAGGAGCCAACATTCTGTACAGGCATAGGGTAATTAGAGATGGGTACAAGGCTGGTAACCTCAAGTCTGCCATGAACTGTAGCTATGTGAAGGATTACGAGTTTGTGGCCATTTTCGATGCTGACTTTCAGCCCACTCCTGACTTTTTGAAGAGGACGGTTCCTCACTTCAAG GATAATGAAGAGGTGGCACTAGTTCAGGCAAGATGGTCCTTTGTCAACAAGGACGAAAACTTGCTTACACGGTTGCAGAACATCAATTTGGCTTTCCACTTCGAGGTGGAGCAGCAAGtaaatggcattttcatcaattttttcgGGTTCAATGGGACTGCTGGTGTTTGGAGGATAAAGGCCCTAGAGGATGCTGGTGGTTGGTTGGAGAGAACCACGGTGGAAGACATGGATATTGCTGTCCGTGCTCACCTTCGAGGCTGGAAATTTGTTTTCCTGAATGATGTTGAG TGCCAGTGTGAGTTGCCAGAATCATATGAAGCTTACAGGAAGCAACAACACAGATGGCATTCTGGCCCAATGCAGTTGTTTAGGCTGTGCTTGCTCGACGTTATTCGATCCAAG ATCAGCTTATGGAAGAAGTTTAATATgatctttctgttttttctgcTACGGAAACTCATATTGCCTTTTTACTCCTTCACCCTCTTCTGTATCATCCTTCCTATGACTATGTTTGTTCCCGAGGCTGAGCTGCCTGCTTGGGTCGTATGTTACATTCCAGCCACCATGTCCTTTCTCAACATTCTTCCTGCTCCGAAATCCTTCCCGTTCATAGTACCTTACCTCCTCTTCGAGAACACCATGTCCGTCACTAAGTTCAATGCGATGATATCTGGACTGTTTCAGTTAGGAAGCGCTTATGAGTGGGTGGTGACCAAAAAATCTGGTCGGTCTTCTGAGGGTGACCTTGTGGCTTTAATTGATAAGGAGCCAAAGCACCAAAGAGGCGTTTCAGTTCCTGATCTTGAGGAAATGAAAGAGGAAATCCAAAAGCAGGAGAAATTAGCCTCTCGGAAGAAGAAGCATAATAGGATTTATGTGAAAGAGCTTTCTTTGGCATTTCTTCTTCTCACAGCATCGGCAAGGAGTTTATTGTCGGCTCAGGGCATACACTTCTACTTTTTGCTGTTTCAGGGGATTTCTTTCTTGCTGGTGGGTCTGGACTTGATCGGCGAGCAGGTCGAGTAA